A window of the Desulfopila inferna genome harbors these coding sequences:
- a CDS encoding manganese-dependent inorganic pyrophosphatase yields the protein MTICVVGHSNPDTDSVTAAIGLAALLNAQGQDAKACMQSTADALNPESKMVLDRFGLAVPEEITDAAGKTVALVDFSDKAQAPANISDADVVTIVDHHKIGDVTTNNPILFRNEPVGCTGTVLNKMFKDAGIDIPKDVAGGMLAAILSDTVNFKSPTCTDDDKAAVAELKKIAGVEDTEELFMAMLKAKSSVDGVPAKDLLFRDYKDFDMKGSKVGVGQLELATLDQVAAIREDLLAAMKEIKADGRHSVLLMLTDVVKEGTDLVVVSDDPALIEKAFDGKLAGTSMWIDGMMSRKKQTVPNLQKAFGC from the coding sequence ATGACAATTTGTGTTGTTGGACATTCAAACCCTGATACCGATTCCGTAACGGCTGCCATCGGTCTTGCTGCATTGTTGAACGCCCAGGGACAGGACGCTAAAGCCTGCATGCAGTCTACCGCAGACGCCCTTAATCCTGAATCAAAAATGGTGCTTGATAGGTTTGGTCTTGCCGTCCCGGAAGAAATCACCGATGCTGCCGGAAAAACAGTGGCCCTGGTAGATTTCAGTGATAAAGCCCAGGCTCCTGCGAATATTAGCGATGCAGATGTAGTAACTATAGTGGACCATCATAAAATAGGTGATGTTACCACTAACAATCCTATCCTTTTTAGAAATGAGCCGGTGGGATGTACCGGTACCGTATTGAATAAAATGTTCAAAGATGCCGGCATCGACATCCCCAAAGATGTTGCCGGTGGCATGCTGGCAGCCATCCTGAGCGACACCGTAAATTTCAAATCACCTACCTGCACCGACGATGATAAAGCCGCTGTTGCCGAACTCAAGAAGATTGCCGGCGTTGAAGATACCGAAGAACTTTTCATGGCAATGCTGAAAGCAAAGTCATCAGTAGACGGTGTTCCTGCCAAAGATCTGCTTTTCCGTGATTACAAAGATTTCGACATGAAGGGCAGCAAAGTAGGAGTCGGCCAGTTGGAACTCGCTACCCTTGATCAGGTAGCCGCCATCCGCGAGGATCTTCTTGCAGCAATGAAGGAGATAAAAGCAGATGGACGCCATTCCGTTCTGCTCATGCTTACCGACGTAGTTAAGGAAGGAACAGACCTGGTAGTTGTTTCAGATGATCCTGCTTTGATAGAAAAGGCATTTGACGGCAAACTCGCGGGAACCTCTATGTGGATCGATGGTATGATGAGCCGCAAAAAACAGACCGTGCCTAATTTGCAGAAGGCTTTTGGCTGTTAA
- a CDS encoding lytic transglycosylase domain-containing protein has product MKNMPFQMAFLGFLFILVFPLSAMAELSTYVKKYNDVSISKAQLQRLAQYDHLIRYFSNFSYFKPRYKVSTHFIKALILAESGGNPYAVSPKDALGLGQILHSTGKEAARKLYSDGRNFKYINSDKLRDLQKEDLFDPAINILLTCYLISKYNHLFDGKLDLVVSAWNAGENVDSLKIGMPAPYSETHNLIGKVNGYYIFLLDQRTRY; this is encoded by the coding sequence ATGAAAAACATGCCCTTCCAGATGGCCTTTCTGGGCTTTCTTTTCATCCTGGTGTTTCCCCTTTCAGCCATGGCCGAATTGTCAACATATGTAAAAAAATATAATGATGTTTCAATTTCCAAGGCTCAGCTGCAGAGGCTGGCTCAGTATGACCACCTTATCCGCTACTTCAGTAACTTTTCCTATTTCAAACCACGTTATAAGGTGAGTACCCACTTTATCAAAGCACTCATTCTGGCGGAATCAGGAGGCAATCCTTATGCCGTCTCACCCAAGGATGCACTCGGACTCGGTCAGATTCTCCACTCAACAGGAAAAGAAGCAGCAAGAAAGCTCTATAGCGACGGCAGAAATTTTAAATACATCAACAGTGACAAACTCAGAGACCTGCAAAAAGAAGATCTGTTTGATCCAGCTATAAATATTCTACTGACCTGTTATCTGATCTCTAAATACAATCACCTATTTGACGGTAAGCTGGATCTGGTGGTCTCCGCCTGGAATGCCGGCGAAAATGTCGACTCCCTCAAAATCGGTATGCCTGCTCCATACAGTGAAACCCATAATCTTATAGGAAAGGTGAACGGCTACTACATTTTCCTTTTGGACCAAAGGACCCGTTACTGA
- a CDS encoding RNA-binding S4 domain-containing protein → MEIIRETLSYPIRLGQFLKLINAAQDGFEARILIQEGKIRVNGELEKRRGRKLQKQDMVEVSDGTTYLLQ, encoded by the coding sequence ATGGAAATAATCAGAGAAACTCTTTCCTACCCTATACGGCTTGGACAATTCCTGAAACTGATAAATGCAGCTCAGGATGGTTTTGAAGCCAGAATCCTCATTCAGGAAGGAAAAATCCGGGTGAACGGCGAGTTGGAGAAGCGCAGAGGCAGAAAGCTGCAAAAGCAGGATATGGTGGAAGTATCCGATGGAACTACCTACCTGCTGCAATAA
- the purD gene encoding phosphoribosylamine--glycine ligase, with amino-acid sequence MKVLVIGSGGREHALVWKIDQSPKVEKIYCAPGNAGIKKLAECVDIAATDVEGLLAFAIAEEIDLTIVGPESSLVKGIVDLFEENDLRIFGPTQKSAILEGSKVFSKEFLHKYNIPTAPFKVFKDKKKAKKYIEKQGAPIVVKADGLAAGKGVIVANTIEEAKEAVDLIMAEKAFGEAGNKIVIEKCLQGEEASFIAFTDGKTILPLPTSQDHKAIYDGDKGPNTGGMGAYSPAPVVTTEIADFVMNQVMLPTINGLAKEGRPYKGMLYAGLMIDGEDITVLEFNCRFGDPEAQPLLMRLKSDVVDIFEACIDGNLDTIEMKIDPRPTVCVVMSSGGYPGSYQTGKVIKGLTAGSKVQGVEVFHAGTAIKNRRTVTSGGRVLGITAVGKDLEDAINKAYKAVDQISWTGSYFRRDIGGKALNRDERKFSVPQVGIVMGSDSDLQVMQAAATFLQGMGVPYEMTVASAHRTPLRAVKWTERAKKRGIKVIIAGAGMAAHLAGVISAHTDIPVIGVPLDSSSLNGLDSLLSTVQMPPGIPVATMGIGKAGAKNAAVLAVRILALTDPNLALKLVKFRESMEKEVEEKARQIEKQ; translated from the coding sequence ATGAAAGTACTCGTTATAGGATCAGGTGGACGTGAGCATGCGCTTGTCTGGAAGATTGACCAGAGCCCCAAAGTAGAAAAAATTTACTGTGCACCCGGAAATGCCGGCATTAAGAAGCTTGCCGAATGTGTTGATATTGCTGCAACCGATGTAGAAGGACTTCTCGCTTTTGCCATTGCTGAGGAAATTGATCTGACTATTGTCGGACCGGAATCTTCATTGGTTAAGGGCATCGTTGATCTATTTGAAGAAAATGACCTCCGGATTTTCGGTCCCACTCAGAAAAGCGCCATTCTTGAGGGAAGCAAGGTCTTCAGTAAAGAATTTCTACATAAATATAATATACCGACAGCACCCTTTAAGGTCTTTAAGGATAAGAAAAAAGCGAAAAAATATATAGAGAAGCAGGGCGCACCGATCGTTGTTAAAGCAGACGGCCTTGCCGCGGGAAAAGGCGTCATTGTTGCCAATACTATAGAAGAAGCTAAAGAAGCCGTTGATCTGATTATGGCTGAAAAAGCCTTCGGTGAGGCAGGAAACAAGATTGTTATTGAGAAATGTTTGCAGGGCGAAGAGGCTTCATTTATTGCCTTTACCGATGGCAAGACCATTCTTCCCCTGCCGACATCTCAGGACCATAAAGCTATCTATGACGGCGATAAAGGCCCTAATACCGGAGGAATGGGTGCGTATTCACCGGCTCCCGTCGTTACCACTGAAATTGCCGATTTTGTGATGAACCAGGTGATGCTTCCAACTATCAATGGACTGGCAAAAGAAGGGCGGCCTTATAAGGGAATGCTTTATGCGGGACTGATGATTGACGGTGAAGACATAACCGTTCTCGAATTCAACTGTCGATTCGGGGATCCTGAAGCACAGCCGCTGCTCATGAGATTGAAAAGTGATGTTGTCGATATTTTTGAAGCCTGCATTGACGGTAATCTAGACACCATAGAAATGAAAATCGATCCTCGGCCCACGGTGTGTGTGGTCATGTCTTCAGGCGGATATCCCGGAAGTTACCAGACCGGCAAGGTCATAAAAGGACTGACGGCAGGCTCGAAAGTTCAAGGTGTTGAGGTTTTTCATGCCGGCACTGCAATAAAGAACAGAAGAACAGTTACCAGCGGCGGCAGGGTCCTGGGCATAACCGCAGTCGGCAAGGATCTTGAGGATGCCATCAATAAAGCATACAAAGCGGTTGATCAGATTAGCTGGACCGGATCCTATTTTCGTCGTGACATCGGCGGCAAGGCACTCAACAGGGACGAGCGGAAATTCAGCGTACCTCAGGTTGGCATCGTCATGGGAAGTGACAGCGATCTGCAGGTCATGCAAGCGGCTGCCACCTTCCTGCAGGGAATGGGGGTTCCTTACGAAATGACTGTCGCTTCAGCACACCGAACACCGCTTCGTGCCGTCAAATGGACTGAAAGGGCCAAAAAACGTGGTATCAAAGTCATCATAGCAGGGGCTGGGATGGCTGCACATCTAGCGGGTGTTATCTCGGCCCATACCGACATTCCCGTGATCGGTGTTCCGCTTGACTCCTCTTCCCTGAATGGTCTGGACTCGCTGCTCTCAACAGTGCAGATGCCTCCTGGAATCCCTGTTGCCACTATGGGAATCGGCAAGGCTGGAGCCAAAAATGCTGCCGTACTGGCAGTTAGGATACTTGCCTTGACCGATCCTAACCTTGCCCTGAAACTTGTTAAGTTTAGAGAATCCATGGAAAAAGAGGTAGAGGAGAAAGCCAGGCAAATTGAGAAGCAATGA
- the ettA gene encoding energy-dependent translational throttle protein EttA — protein sequence MSNEDNKIIYSMIKVSKYYDNKPVLKDISLSYFYGAKIGVLGLNGSGKSTLLRILAGVDTEYNGKTVLSPGLTVDYLEQEPLLDPDKTVREIAEEGVAETVRLIDEFNTINEKFAEPMSDDEMQQLIEKQAEVQEKLDSLSAWDLDSRLEMAMDALRCPPQDTPCKNLSGGEKRRVALCRVLLRKPDILLLDEPTNHLDAESVAWLEHHLQDYAGTVIAVTHDRYFLDNVAGWILELDRAEGIPWKGNYSSWLEQKERRLALEEKKESQRQRTLQRELEWIRMSSKGKRSKSKARINSYDKLMAQETEKLVNDLEIFIPPGPRLGKLVIEANQVSKGFADRLLIDAMNFSLPAGGIVGVIGPNGAGKSTLFKMITGKDAPDRGEIRLGDTVKLSYVDQERDAALDPEQTIWQSISDNQDTIWLGTKEVNSRAYVGKFNFSGSDQQKKVGLLSGGQRNRVHLAKMLKEGGNVLLLDEPTNDLDVNTLRALEEALENFGGCAVVISHDRWFLDRIATHILAFEGDSKVVWFEGNYSDYEKDRRARLGAKADIPRRIKYRQLTR from the coding sequence ATGAGCAACGAAGATAATAAAATTATCTACTCAATGATAAAAGTGAGCAAGTATTACGACAATAAACCGGTCCTAAAAGATATTTCTCTTTCGTATTTTTACGGGGCCAAGATAGGCGTTCTCGGGCTCAATGGTTCCGGAAAAAGTACTTTGCTGCGTATACTTGCAGGTGTGGATACCGAATACAACGGCAAAACCGTATTATCTCCGGGCCTGACAGTTGATTATCTTGAGCAGGAACCTCTGCTTGATCCAGACAAAACAGTACGTGAAATAGCTGAAGAAGGAGTAGCCGAAACGGTCCGTCTCATAGACGAGTTCAACACGATCAATGAAAAATTTGCGGAACCGATGTCGGACGACGAAATGCAGCAACTTATCGAAAAGCAGGCAGAGGTTCAGGAAAAACTTGACAGCCTTTCTGCCTGGGATCTCGATAGTAGACTTGAAATGGCAATGGACGCCCTGCGCTGTCCGCCTCAGGATACGCCCTGTAAGAATCTTTCCGGAGGAGAAAAGCGAAGAGTGGCTCTTTGCCGTGTTCTCTTGCGGAAACCCGATATCCTCCTTCTGGATGAACCGACAAATCACCTTGATGCCGAATCAGTGGCCTGGCTTGAACATCACCTCCAAGACTATGCCGGTACGGTTATCGCGGTAACGCATGATCGATATTTTCTCGATAATGTTGCGGGTTGGATTCTCGAGCTTGACAGAGCCGAAGGGATTCCATGGAAAGGCAACTACTCATCCTGGCTGGAACAGAAAGAAAGACGTTTGGCACTTGAGGAAAAGAAAGAAAGTCAGAGACAGAGAACTCTGCAGAGGGAGTTGGAATGGATCCGCATGTCGTCAAAAGGCAAACGGAGTAAATCGAAAGCGCGTATCAACTCCTATGACAAACTCATGGCTCAGGAAACTGAAAAATTGGTTAACGACCTTGAGATATTTATTCCTCCCGGGCCACGTCTGGGCAAGCTTGTGATCGAAGCAAATCAGGTAAGCAAGGGCTTTGCAGACCGCCTGCTCATTGACGCTATGAACTTTTCACTCCCTGCTGGAGGAATAGTCGGCGTTATAGGGCCTAATGGCGCCGGTAAATCGACCCTCTTTAAAATGATTACTGGAAAGGACGCCCCGGATAGAGGTGAAATACGGCTGGGGGATACGGTTAAGCTGTCTTATGTCGACCAGGAAAGGGATGCGGCTCTTGATCCCGAACAGACTATCTGGCAGAGTATTTCAGACAATCAGGATACCATCTGGCTGGGAACCAAGGAGGTCAACAGCAGAGCGTATGTAGGAAAATTCAATTTTTCCGGCTCCGATCAGCAGAAGAAAGTAGGCCTGCTATCGGGTGGGCAAAGGAACAGGGTGCACCTCGCCAAGATGTTGAAAGAAGGCGGCAATGTTTTGTTGTTGGATGAACCGACAAATGATCTTGACGTCAATACCCTGCGGGCACTGGAAGAGGCTCTGGAAAACTTCGGTGGGTGTGCCGTGGTCATAAGCCATGACCGTTGGTTTCTCGATCGCATAGCAACTCATATCCTCGCATTTGAAGGCGATTCAAAAGTCGTCTGGTTTGAAGGGAATTATTCCGACTATGAAAAGGATCGCAGGGCAAGACTTGGTGCTAAAGCCGACATCCCCCGCAGAATCAAGTATCGTCAATTGACCAGGTAG
- a CDS encoding L-threonylcarbamoyladenylate synthase, which yields MKKKDDLELDKAVMYLGQGGIISFPTETFYGLGVNPFNEKAVHRLFSIKGRDRNKPILLLAGDKGMLSQLVSGIPECYVPLMDKYWPGPLTLLFPAGKKINQLLTGGTGMIGIRVSSDPIVKRLLSLWCKPVTATSANISGEPPAATAGDVARIFGRQIDHIIDGGATPAGLCSTIVGCEKGELTLVRKGKISFEEIVKLSHSKD from the coding sequence ATGAAGAAAAAGGATGACCTTGAGCTTGACAAGGCGGTTATGTATCTCGGCCAGGGAGGAATTATCTCTTTCCCAACCGAGACTTTTTACGGCTTAGGTGTAAACCCGTTTAATGAAAAAGCTGTACATAGATTATTCTCGATAAAGGGAAGAGACCGGAACAAACCTATTCTCCTGCTGGCCGGAGATAAAGGCATGCTATCGCAGTTGGTCTCCGGTATTCCCGAGTGCTATGTACCCTTGATGGATAAATACTGGCCGGGACCGCTGACCCTTCTTTTTCCTGCGGGAAAAAAGATCAACCAACTGCTGACTGGGGGAACCGGCATGATCGGCATCAGGGTTTCTTCCGACCCCATTGTCAAAAGGCTGCTGAGCCTATGGTGCAAGCCGGTTACGGCGACTAGCGCCAATATCTCGGGAGAGCCGCCTGCTGCAACTGCAGGCGATGTCGCACGCATCTTTGGCCGTCAAATCGATCATATCATTGATGGCGGCGCTACGCCAGCTGGTTTGTGTTCTACCATTGTCGGTTGTGAAAAAGGTGAATTGACGCTGGTTCGCAAGGGAAAGATCTCTTTTGAAGAGATAGTGAAATTATCCCACAGCAAGGATTGA
- a CDS encoding M18 family aminopeptidase, whose product MKATSLNSQLFSYLGKATTPFHAVKEICLILQNSGFSCIDEKEEWDIQPGKPYYFIRDGGSVIAFNIGKKNDTSFRILGAHSDSPCLQIKPHADLYEKSYHRVGVEVYGGALLSSWFDRELSIAGRVIFQTKKNEIVTELVDFNKAAAIIPSVALHLDRKANTEKSLNPQTDITPLIGLTGDPQPRLTEQVTEWINAQHGEKVVNEILSFDLFLYDYHKPCYAGMNNDFILSGRLDNLLSSFLAATATASADRNNSFLFICNNHEEVGSNTSSGAQGNMLLSLFERIYPDNEKRYRVLANSFFISVDNAHAIHPNHPEKHDPSHEIFLNRGPVLKINASHKYASTASSNAVFKYLCLEAGVPVQEFVMRNDLQSGSTIGPMTAAKLGLKTVDIGAATLAMHSVREMTGSRDPHLLFLVLQHFLLCDNLPEIQSK is encoded by the coding sequence ATGAAAGCTACAAGCCTCAATAGCCAACTTTTCTCATATCTCGGTAAGGCGACAACTCCTTTTCATGCCGTCAAAGAAATATGCCTGATTCTCCAAAATAGCGGCTTCAGCTGTATCGATGAGAAAGAAGAGTGGGACATACAGCCCGGCAAACCATATTATTTCATACGTGATGGCGGATCCGTAATAGCTTTCAATATTGGAAAAAAAAATGACACCTCTTTTCGGATATTAGGTGCACACTCTGACAGTCCCTGCCTGCAAATAAAACCTCATGCGGATCTCTATGAAAAATCGTACCATAGAGTTGGCGTTGAGGTTTATGGAGGGGCGTTGCTATCATCATGGTTCGACCGCGAACTCTCAATAGCCGGAAGGGTCATTTTTCAGACAAAAAAGAATGAAATTGTTACCGAACTTGTAGATTTCAACAAAGCGGCAGCGATTATCCCCAGCGTTGCTCTTCATCTGGACAGGAAGGCAAATACCGAAAAATCCCTCAATCCTCAAACGGACATAACCCCCCTTATCGGCCTCACCGGAGATCCTCAACCCAGGCTGACTGAACAGGTAACGGAATGGATCAATGCCCAGCACGGCGAGAAAGTCGTCAATGAAATTCTGAGCTTTGATCTTTTCCTCTACGATTATCATAAACCCTGTTATGCGGGGATGAACAATGACTTTATCCTGAGCGGCAGACTTGACAATCTGCTCAGCAGCTTCCTTGCGGCAACAGCAACAGCATCCGCCGACAGGAACAATAGTTTTCTGTTTATCTGCAATAACCATGAAGAAGTTGGCTCAAATACTTCATCAGGCGCCCAGGGAAATATGCTGCTATCCCTGTTTGAGAGGATCTATCCCGATAATGAAAAACGTTATCGGGTCCTGGCAAATTCTTTTTTTATTTCTGTCGATAATGCTCACGCAATTCACCCAAATCATCCAGAGAAACACGATCCTTCACATGAAATATTTCTCAATCGGGGTCCGGTCTTAAAGATAAATGCCAGCCATAAATATGCCTCCACGGCCTCATCCAATGCCGTCTTCAAGTATCTTTGCCTTGAGGCCGGAGTTCCGGTTCAGGAATTCGTTATGCGCAACGACCTGCAAAGCGGCAGCACCATCGGTCCGATGACCGCAGCCAAGCTCGGTCTGAAAACTGTCGATATCGGAGCAGCGACTCTGGCCATGCACTCCGTCCGCGAAATGACAGGCAGCAGGGATCCTCATCTTCTCTTCCTGGTATTGCAGCATTTTCTTCTGTGTGACAACCTTCCTGAGATACAATCTAAATGA
- a CDS encoding Hpt domain-containing protein: MNKLKWDRDFALEQAADDSDLLQELIDIFKESSAKDYRSIEKGVGSKNTEMVCAAAHSIKGAAASLGIEGLREIASDIENDCRQGSLDTAQNRTVELEELLRLLRQL, from the coding sequence ATGAACAAACTGAAGTGGGATAGGGATTTTGCTCTGGAACAGGCGGCGGACGACAGCGATCTTCTGCAGGAACTTATCGATATCTTTAAAGAATCTTCTGCAAAAGATTACCGTTCCATTGAGAAAGGTGTTGGCTCTAAAAACACTGAGATGGTATGTGCAGCCGCACATTCCATAAAAGGTGCCGCGGCCAGCCTGGGAATAGAGGGGTTACGGGAAATAGCCAGCGATATTGAAAATGACTGCAGGCAGGGATCACTGGATACGGCGCAGAACAGAACTGTTGAACTCGAGGAGCTTTTACGGTTGCTTCGGCAGTTGTAG
- a CDS encoding TetR/AcrR family transcriptional regulator — protein MKAVNKHAKIITAATKVFAKKGFFNARISDIAKEAKVADGTIYLYFNNKIDILLSVFEEVIGSIIEQTRKLLEEEQDPGKKLEIFVMKHLTTMKKNKYLAEVLQIELRQTTKLIKDYRNTKFNEYIDIIAEIIIQGQKEGIFRKDILPNIAKRSIFGSLDEVSRVWNASLETNYSIEEAGCQMIKMYVSGILEPNNQR, from the coding sequence ATGAAGGCTGTTAACAAGCATGCAAAAATAATAACGGCTGCGACAAAGGTCTTTGCCAAAAAAGGTTTTTTCAATGCCAGAATATCCGACATTGCCAAAGAGGCAAAGGTGGCTGATGGGACGATCTATCTTTATTTCAACAATAAAATAGATATCCTTCTCTCTGTTTTTGAAGAAGTGATTGGATCAATTATCGAACAGACCCGAAAACTTCTTGAAGAAGAACAGGACCCCGGGAAAAAGCTGGAAATCTTCGTGATGAAGCACCTGACCACGATGAAAAAAAATAAATATCTTGCTGAGGTCCTGCAGATAGAGCTACGCCAGACCACAAAGCTAATCAAAGATTATCGTAATACGAAATTCAACGAATATATCGATATAATCGCTGAAATAATTATCCAGGGTCAAAAAGAAGGAATATTCCGTAAAGACATACTGCCTAATATCGCCAAGAGATCTATCTTCGGCTCTCTTGATGAAGTCTCAAGAGTTTGGAACGCCTCCCTCGAGACAAACTATTCTATTGAAGAAGCCGGTTGTCAGATGATAAAAATGTACGTCTCTGGAATTCTTGAACCAAACAATCAGCGATAG